GTAGAACACGCCGCGCTTGCCCACGACGAGCTCCGTGCTGCGGCCGGCGGTGACGGGCACCGCCACCTCGTAGCCGTCCGTCGCGTCGCGGGGCAGCACCTTCACGTAGAGGATGCAGGTGGTCCCCTGCCCCGTCAGCGCCGCGTGCGCCGCGCGGTCCGTCACCAGCACGGACAGCGTGTACTTGCGCCCCGCCAGGATGAGCGTGCCCCGCTCCATCAGCGCCCGCCGCTTGGGCAGGTACAGGTTGGGCATGCTGATGAAGTTGTTGGCGAACTGCAGCAGCCAGCGCTGGTACAGCACCAACCGCTCCAGCTCCGCGATGACGTCCAGCGTGGGCTTGAGCGACAGGTCCTCGCGGCTCACCGCCTCCAGCGCGTCCAGTTCCTCATCCGACACCGTGCCCAGCGTGTCCGCCACCGCGTGCAGGGGGCTCGCGTCGCGCTTCGCCTGCCAGCCGAGGATGGCCTCCGCCTTCGAGGACAGCTCGCGCCAGGCCGTGTCCGTCAGCTTCACGCCGTCGCCCAGCAGCGGCGTCGCCACCTCCTGGTGGAAGGCCTCCAGCTTCTCGTAGCCGGCGCCGCGGTACAGCCGCGCCCACACCAGCACGCCACTCGGGTCTGGCGGCGCGATGGGCAGCTCGTTCGCGGCCTTGCCCATGGCGCCCAGGTCACCCAGCGCACCCTCCACCCGGTCCGCGCGCAGGCGCAGGCTGGCGGCGGCCTCCGGCTGCGCGGCCACCAGCCGGCACTGCACGAAGTAGCCATCCAGCAGCGGCGCCACGTCATGCACCCGCTTCGCCTGCTCCAGGCTCGCCGTGCCCCAGGTGAACACGGCATCCCGGCCGCCCAGGTGCGCGAGCAGGGCCGTGCGCTCGTCCCGGAAGCGCTTCACCAGGCCCACGTCCACGCCCGCCAGGCCCGCGCGGTTCGTCACCTGCGGGAACGCCGCGATGATGGACTGGGCCAGGGGCCGCAGTCGCTCCGGCAGCGACACCGGCGCGATGAGGCCGTCGCCGTTCTTGCCCGCGTCGCGCAGCGCCTTGTCACTGGTGCGCAGCTGCTCCAGCGACAGGCGCGTGGTGTCCGGCGCGTTGAGCGTGCGCAGCACCAGCTCCGCCGCGCCCTTGAGGTTGGATGCCGTATCGGAGAGCGCCGAAAGCTCCAGCACGTCGCTGCCCGCGTCCGCGCCCTTGCGATCCGTCAGCCGCGCCGCCGTCCAGTCCACCGCGCCGCGCAGTTCCTCCACGCGGATGCGGCGGTTGCCGTCCGCGTCCATCAGCGTGAGGAAGCGCGGATCACACGCGATGCCCTCCATGGGGCACGCGAGCGCCATCCATTGCGTCGCGGGGATCCTCACCGCCTCGGTGAGGGTGTTGAAATCGGGGATGTCGACCTGGAGCGAGCCGCCATAGCGGCGATAGACGAGCTGTGCCATTCGGCGCGAGAAGACAGCACACCCTGTCCGGGTGTGCACGCCTCAACATCAGGTCGCGCCCAGGCAGGAAGGCCCCGGCGGCCTCCCTGCCCTGGGTCACCCGCTACTGCGCGGTGGCGACGGCGCTGTAGACGCCGGGATTCTGCCCCTGGCCGATGATGTAGACGGCTCGCGCGTCATCCTTGCCCGCGAAGTACACGGGCACCTGCACGCCCTGGTCGAGCGTCTTCCGCGCCCCCGACTTCACGTCGTAGACGGCCACGTCGTAGGTGTCCGCGTCCATGCGCGCGTACGTCGCGAGCACGCGAGCCCCGTCCTCGGAGATCTTGTAGCTGAAGATGCCCTGCATCCACGTCTTCGCCTCGGCCTGCTTC
The sequence above is drawn from the Corallococcus exiguus genome and encodes:
- a CDS encoding kinesin translates to MAQLVYRRYGGSLQVDIPDFNTLTEAVRIPATQWMALACPMEGIACDPRFLTLMDADGNRRIRVEELRGAVDWTAARLTDRKGADAGSDVLELSALSDTASNLKGAAELVLRTLNAPDTTRLSLEQLRTSDKALRDAGKNGDGLIAPVSLPERLRPLAQSIIAAFPQVTNRAGLAGVDVGLVKRFRDERTALLAHLGGRDAVFTWGTASLEQAKRVHDVAPLLDGYFVQCRLVAAQPEAAASLRLRADRVEGALGDLGAMGKAANELPIAPPDPSGVLVWARLYRGAGYEKLEAFHQEVATPLLGDGVKLTDTAWRELSSKAEAILGWQAKRDASPLHAVADTLGTVSDEELDALEAVSREDLSLKPTLDVIAELERLVLYQRWLLQFANNFISMPNLYLPKRRALMERGTLILAGRKYTLSVLVTDRAAHAALTGQGTTCILYVKVLPRDATDGYEVAVPVTAGRSTELVVGKRGVFYDVDGKESDAIVTQVIRQPVSLWESMTMPFMRIGAFITSKVEGLAASGEKDFDSSLESGYKQTVTAPPPTAAPAPAAAAPAAAPSGGGIAGVLAAGGIAFAALGSSLAFILTQVKSLTLVDVITAATILAIVVMAPAGLLGWLKLRRRNLALLLEGSGWALNDRLMLTRGVATLITRKPKLPKGARVDHADLVRGALRHTQDDDETESMSVGARIGLTLVILFVLGWQVRVPVTEWLCTYHWLSEDACRVLLPKLVPTELPAGAIPVVPVAPAPAPAK